A single window of Neospora caninum Liverpool complete genome, chromosome XII DNA harbors:
- a CDS encoding putative ATP-dependent DNA helicase II, 70 kDa subunit gives MDFDATTAARFLFEEGSESEEEDFLSDFLRFDEHRLSASNASPGAAESLQESGALPEETPQRGRLLAPREEIVIWCVDCGSENLFRQSTSPGPDVGGDSSEEEAEGNHEAGTSPWTDIMTACTNFVKRKIVSGQRLIFGLFLSGTGASANDLAFPHISAALPAVDEVDVHTVQRLQALARLTKDEFVNQFGKPVANTPERPPLADVFWLVSHALNAAAAPRRRGSRHHLIQQRVVFFTDDDRPCAGYSREASAAARQRLRDLREDGVEFLLVPLDLPGKASFAMEAFWRDALLLADAPEDGREGEASKTQPSTVDSYKHYVRLRMAEIRDNIRLLDRSQRVLSVLPFHLRPSLQLPICLLSSVRAQALPKARVLTADARQEPLLPGRSVHLIPADLGPSGEKARTATATARKDRRRPSTDESEEREEEADAQGREDDRVKDEEDEGCLMRRLQLLGPDAIGYYTVSGGKKIGLDWKDIQTMKDFGSPGLSLLCCVSAASLAFEMNMGSPLFVTTAAAAERAAGAIDGAEARWEQEKLFSAFVMTLCKRELVAIARLVPKHGSPVALVALLPQLEEVDEAGNTLQAPGLHLLRLPFAEDIREIDLPWTSLVGFQRPGERGDARERAASKRECEMQIQAAVRVLSALGVEDFHPHQLSNDALQRHFAIIEALALGNSEADLPPPTLVPDSAILEKAGIKIREWKESVYGTADAAFVPPTPRWASTAAPRTSVKRNLPAGGAKQRDREVFPLRRAPGQGPGDEEGDASAVQPPTKRPRKGDGGGTRTGDRGTVGDDAFDKLYREDRISALTVPQLTAWIRRHGETPKARKADLVQQAETIWESEK, from the exons ATGGACTTTGACGCTACAACCGCCGCACGCTTCCTCTTCGAGGAAGGCTCcgagagtgaagaggaagatttTCTTTCGGACTTTCTCAGATTCGACG agcacaGACTCTCTGCGTCGAATGCGTCACCGGGAGCTGCGGAGTCGCTCCAGGAGTCAGGGGCGCtgccagaggagacacctcaGCGCGGAAGGCTCCTCGCACCCCGAGAAGAAATTGTCATTTGGTGCGTCGACTGCGGCTCAGAAAATCTCTTTCGCCAATCAACCTCTCCAGGTCCAGATGTGGGCGGCGACAGCtctgaggaagaggcagaagggaaCCATGAGGCGGGAACGTCTCCCTGGACG GACATCATGACCGCATGCACAAATTTTGTGAAGCGGAAGATCGTCTCGGGGCAGCGGCTTATATTTGGGCTATTTCTCTCGGGGACCGGCGCCAGCGCCAATGATCTCGCTTTCCCCCACATCTCCGCGGCACTCCCTGCAGTCGACGAGGTGGATGTACACACTGtccagcgtctccaggctctcgctcgcctcacCAAAGACGAATTTGTCAATCAATTTGGAAAGCCTGTCGCAAACACCCCTGAACGTCCCCCCCTCGCTG ATGTCTTCTGGCTAGTCAGTCACGCCCTCAACGCTGCGGCAGCTCCTCGCCGACGCGGATCGAGGCATCATCTGATTCAGCAGCGCGTGGTTTTCTTCACTGACGACGACCGTCCGTGCGCAGGATACTCTCGAGAGGCGAGTGCTGCAGCCCGCCAGAGACTTCGCGACttgcgagaagacggagtcGAATTTCTTCTCGTGCCTCTGGACTTGCCAG GCAAAGCGTCTTTTGCCATGGAGGCGTTTTGGCGCGACGCGTTGCTCCTCGCGGACGCGCCTGAAGACGGCCGAGAGGGCGAAGCTTCCAAAACGCAGCCCTCGACGGTGGATTCGTACAAGCATTACGTGCGCCTGCGGATGGCCGAAATTCGGGACAACATTCG GTTGCTCGACCGCTCCCAGCGCGTGTTGTCGGTCCTGCCGTTCCACCTCCGGCCTTCCCTGCAACTCCCGATCTGCCTCTTGAGCTCTGTCCGCGCTCAGGCGCTTCCGAAGGCCCGCGTCCTCACCGCGGACGCGCGTCAAGAGCCGCTCCTGCCGGGTCGATCCGTGCACCTTATTCCCGCGGATCTGGGACCTTctggagaaaaggcgcgaaCCGCGACCGCGACCGCCAGAAAAGACCGCAGACGGCCGTCCacagacgaaagcgaagagcgcgaagaagaagcagacgcgcaggggcgagaggacgacagagtgaaggacgaggaggacgaaggctGTCTGATGAGACGACTGCAGTTGCTGGGGCCCGACGCAATCGGATATTACACCGTTtctggaggaaagaagatTGGGCTCGACTGGAAAGACATCCAAACGATGAAA GATTTTGGATCTCCTGGGCTGAGCCTTCTTTGCTGCGtttccgccgcctctctcgcctttgaGATGAACATGGGAAGCCCTCTTTTCGTGACGACAGCTGCCGCTGCTGAACGCGCCGCAGGGGCGATAGACGGCGCAGAAGCCCGATGGGAGCAAGAAAAACTGTTTTCGGCCTTCGTCATGACTCTCTGCAAACGCGAACTC GTTGCCATCGCGCGCCTGGTTCCCAAGCACGGCTCGCCGGTTGcgctcgtcgctctcctcccACAG CTCGAGGAAGTCGACGAGGCGGGCAATACCTTGCAGGCGCCCGGGTTGCACTTGCTGCGCCTGCCTTTTGCGGAAGACATTCGCGAAATCGACCTTCCTTGGACCTCTCTGGTGGGCTTCCAACGCCCAggcgagcgcggagacgcacgagagagagccgcaTCCAAACGCGAATGCGAAATGCAAATCCAAGCTGCAGTTCGCGTCCTCAGCG CTTTGGGAGTTGAAGATTTTCATCCTCACCAGCTGAGCAACGACGCACTGCAGCGACATTTTGCCATCATCGAGGCACTCGCCCTCGGTAACTCAGAGGCCGATCTTCCGCCGCCGACGCTTGTCCCCGACTCCGCCATTCTCGAAAAGGCCGGGATCAAAATTCGTGAATGGAAAGAAAG cGTGTATGGAACGGCTGACGCGGCGTTTgtgccgccgacgccgcgctGGGCGTCTACcgcggcgccgaggacgaGCGTGAAGAGAAACTTgcctgcaggcggcgcgaagcagagagaccgcgaagtgtttcctcttcgtcgcgcgcCTGGCCAGGGCCCTGGGGATGAAGAGGGCGATGCCTCCGCGGTACAGCCTCCGACAAAACGCCCCcgaaaaggcgacggcggcggaaCGCGAACCGGCGACAGAGGTACCgtcggagacgacgcgttCGACAAACTTTACCGAGAAGATCGGATCTCCGCACTCACAGTTCCGCAGTTGACAGCGTGGATCCGCCGACACGGCGAGACaccgaaagcgaggaaagcagaTTTAGTCCAGCAAGCAGAAACCATttgggaaagcgagaagtga
- a CDS encoding KIAA0415, related, which translates to MTTASGFVPSLVAALEGLAAALQRQHRSHASAFSSHASASMHEVSAMLRHLQAFLLTNIFTPALIADPSHNPSASYLRCLIHRVELDLYALLVSSSEFANLPTRLLAAMLIKSLAAISPSSPPSLFAASRSGSAAAGPPAAWQSLSVVSASTSFESPLPSADPPARLRVSFDVHVEGERDAAAPFAARGAPADGPSGDLGSPGAVAEPSARPAGPDGAAAAFGHLPGFFFTNFGGNMALYSPRQLGAFLGLLAELHPADLLVANVENLVAWVVSSPHARTAEVTLPGLVTELDGEDDAADFADRFARAGHSAGLPQGGTTLTRLLERIADGKKGGVADAPNPALSAKAPSAPERVADDGPSRCARSARQDVSSLSSRLAASETLRPLPASRGSILTSLFPSSPGQSQDRGPTSVFSSLGEAGRAGPKGEGDVPAKGGRLHFPPVSRLVSSDVSRSGVTRENLDAPYPSSGGGAPFFIFAPPVGYGACSASASCAGLPTPPLALRQAALSCLLALLRRCFCASEDAFSVVGKCRRLALDVGDSRGAAPGGPRQDPSSPFPPGDRPTGDPTAPGAPGAGLGGAHSEQARDTLLEARSGGDSRRTGGAVWCAALRRVVRRIEAWGVALLLSPQGGDSTEETQSHWTILRTLWGGAKRAKAVLEADGKPCREMFTCLCIAEDYSDDHRLNVQFFSSIYAWLVTVYHRQIALARRKQIGEEAIFKLTHFGFLPYSTLVRPSVASSRSAFASASALSALSPYRQSRAASSRLTSHVLQETPAEEDEEDEEEDAAENRGPERELDREGEEPQREDGVHDLVQRLVQMTMTFDERSMPASLETPQVGQEEVDGRANEAAGEERAMASPEPSRASAAYEGVARSSQPPSQTKSTNLPRSEPPSPSLFASSESPSTRHPSSFTSSSNLSASSAPRRSHPPPSASSTAAISTAAVSTAAASSHSSPQSSASVSGRLAVQPRGGGSLVDLLPMNRRLLAALATYCLRLLAQVERQQSLRRQEVVRMREKSEKASLASLSSKWSLWRRGAASKDQRALSRLASAAALRDGSAETEIGAFPTGRLWNEENARERDDAKRGVSRNKNPFSDGVQLGGSPVWSLGQHAGISEAVWDLQMSDAVGVEAMRILDLVCRADAEFVAAVFPTIKRVCERTLAGGGGLHLFTCVFHFYLHHHPHQLLSLDSFVQQYVTHLGLHYRSVLLSMNALTFLNNNLQALVVKTNIFTRYFPVIFKLVAYHPRAAGSLLLPLLPAIVGPSTLMEVLHSLLDLPLTASFLERFDEEGAAAACFFASSFFSSSKEVCSGAAALSASAAAGDGACPFLRALKTYLLRNEAGGRNVIWEAEDNEEVIANIELLWRRLPITSRLSAVCKVVPAVLQVYFRVVLDDAPPFYIEKVLRVLLERFLLLCPVEFYMDAMNRLFLSMILQIFHRHPMFVITLRTQILHAVYRHLTVRGALLSRHLCWVMGEYSSPHLLAESGMHWSDACFSEDRPEPTNGASASGSALAPTVSQTGATLFAGFFDALESLAYEAIASVGPIAAGYPSASATSRGRSPPISSGNAFPPSAGVAPQGAPGLSPAGFESRGDTARPAGEVWGGPASSAAAPGEDRSSGEGARPETSFLSSDPEETDSEDLSEFSSDESGNSEEEREDDAGAVCRQTPADEVQVHRDKLKQIFTPCFICVVITAMTKFALRYPQFMPRVVLCFSKLSNCFATGEYASVRARVETCLHMTATSSACASILQACVLSPAGSVGAAGTSLDASGLDRSRGPIGLNVNTVHIPHLHSLGHYCRTPYNFVPGPRLHLFELPSYPVPGASGASEGYLAQRLFTGRSLPARQNKTAFGQWRCACPRGDFPALPDQSGDSLCSRRERFSDAACCSEQGVDGPADVDARGGVGATCLSRSSGSCGTCLVEEFALPSDRTDYWPFPVGRNGAADFAEDADAPGPLFAHPRVTQMLLRRQMQQLGYAGS; encoded by the exons ATgacgacggcgagcggcTTCGTACCCTCTCTGGTTGCGGCGCTCGagggcctcgccgccgccctccAGCGCCAGCACCGCAGCCAcgcttccgccttttcttcgcatgcATCTGCCTCGATGCACGAGGTCTCAGCGATGCTCCGGCACCTCCAAGCGTTCCTCCTCACAAACATCTTCACCCCTGCGCTCATCGCCGACCCTTCCCACAATCCGAGC GCTTCCTATCTCCGGTGTTTGATTCATCGCGTGGAGCTGGATCTCTACGCGCTTCTCGTCAGCAGTTCCGAGTTCGCGAACCTACCGACTCGGTTGCTGGCGGCGATGCTCATCAAATCCCTCGCAGCcatctcgccgtcttcgccgccttccctcttcgcGGCTTCTCGATCTGGTTCCGCCGCCGCAGGTCCCCCCGCGGCGTggcagtctctctccgtcgtctcggcCTCCACCTCCTTCGAATCCCCGCTCCCTTCGGCGGACCCGCCTGCGCGGCTGCGCGTCTCGTTCGACGTCCacgtcgagggcgagagagacgctgcggcGCCATTCGCCGCGCGGGGCGCCCCGGCCGACGGACCCTCTGGAGACTTGGGCTCCCCGGGCGCGGTCGCGGAGCCGAGCGCGAGGCCTGCGGGCCCTgacggcgccgccgccgcgttCGGGCACCTCCCGGGGTTTTTCTTCACGAATTTCGGCGGCAACATGGCCTTGTACAGTCCACGCCAGCTGGGGGCCTTCCTCGGGCTCCTCGCCGAGTTGCACCCTGCGGACCTGCTCGTGGCCAACGTGGAAAACTTGGTCGCCTGGGTGGTCTCCTCGCCGCACGCACGGACCGCGGAGGTGACCCTTCCCGGCCTCGTGACGGAGCtcgacggagaggacgacgccgcGGATTTCGCAGACCGTTTCGCCCGTGCAGGCCACTCCGCCGGGCTTCCGCAGGGCGGCACGACGCTCACTCGTCTTCTGGAGCGAATAGCCGACGGCAAGAAAGGTGGCGTGGCGGACGCCCCGAAtcccgctctctcggcgaAGGCTCCTAGCGCACCGGAACGCGTCGCGGACGACGGGCCGTCTCGATGCGCGCGGTCCGCTCGCCAGGATGtgtcctcgctgtcttcgcggctcgccgcctcggaGACCTTGCGGCCTCTACCAGCGTCGCGGGGCTCCATCTTGACAtcgctcttcccttcgtcGCCCGGACAGTCGCAGGACCGCGGCCCGACGTCagttttctcgtccttggGCGAGGCGGGCCGTGCGGGGCCCaagggcgagggcgacgtcCCAGCAAAGGGCGGCCGTCTTCACTTCCCGCCTGTGTCGCGTCTCGTTTCGAGCGACGTGTCTCGCAGTGGGGTGACTCGCGAGAACCTGGACGCGCCGTATCCGTCTTCTGGAGGCGGCGCacccttcttcatcttcgcgCCGCCGGTCGGGTACGGCGCCTGCTCAGCCTCAGCGTCGTGTGCGGGTCTGCCTACGCCTCCTCTGGCCCTCAGACAAGCGGCACTCAGCTGTCTCCTTGCGCTCCTGCGGCGGTGTTTCTGCGCGTCTGAGGACGCGTTTTCCGTCGTGGGGAAGTGCCGCCGCTTGGCGCTGGACGTCGGCGACTCGCGGGGAGCTGCGCCGGGAGGACCAAGACAGGAtccgtcctcgccctttCCGCCTGGGGACAGGCCCACTGGAGACCCCACAGCCCCCGGGGCTCCGGGCGCgggcctcggcggcgcccACAGCGAGCAGGCCAGAGACACTTTgctcgaggcgagaagcggcggagacagcagacgcaCGGGGGGAGCCGTCTGGTGTGCCGCGCTGCGCCGCGTCGTGCGGCGCATAGAGGCCTGGGGCGTCGCGCTGCTTCTAAGCCCTCAAGGCGGGGACTCCACGGAAGAGACTCAGAGCCACTGGACGATCCTCCGAACGCTGTGGGGCGGAGCCAAACGCGCAAAGGCCGTGCTCGAGGCGGACGGAAAACCCTGTCG AGAGATGTTTACGTGTCTGTGCATCGCCGAGGACTACTCTGACGATCACCGGTTGAACGTCCAGTTTTTTTCCTCGATCTACGCCTGGTTGGTGACCGTCTATCATCGGCAAATCGCGCTGGCGAG ACGCAAGCAGATTGGTGAAGAGGCGATTTTCAAGCTCACACACTTTGGCTTTCTTCCGTACTCGACGCTTGTTCGGCCGTCCGTAGCGAGTTCCcgctctgccttcgcctccgcctccgcgctgtcggctctctctccttaTCGCCAGTCtcgcgctgcgtcttcgcgcctcaCGAGTCATGTCTTGCAAGAGACGCCTgctgaggaagacgaagaagacgaagaggaagacgcagcggagaACAGAGGACCCGAGCGAGAGctggacagagagggagaggagccgCAGAGGGAGGACGGCGTGCACGATCTTGTTCAGCGCCTGGTCCAGATGACGATGACCTTCGACGAGCGAAGCATGCCCGCGAGCCTTGAGACGCCTCAGGTTGGTCAGGAGGAAGTGGACGGGCGCGCAAACGAGGCAGCCGGCGAAGAGCGGGCAATGGCCTCCCCTGAgccgtcgcgcgcctctgcggcgTACGAAGGAGTCGCTCGAAGTTCCCAACCGCCGTCGCAAACCAAATCCACGAACCTTCCCAGATCGGAGCCGCCATCCCCGAGCCTTTTCGCCTCGAGCGAAAGTCCGTCCACACGTCACCCTTCATCCTTCACATCTTCTTCCAatctctctgcgtcttccgcgcccCGTCGTTCGCATCCCCCTCCTTCGGCGTCTTCCACTGCAGCGATTTCCACTGCAGCCGTTTCCACTGCAGCGGCTTCCTCTCATTCCTCTCCCCAATCTTCGGCTTCTGTATCTGGTAGGCTGGCCGTACAGCcgcgcggcggaggcagcctGGTGGATCTGTTGCCGATGAATCGTCGCCTTCTGGCTGCTCTCGCGACATACTGTCTCCGTTTGCTTGCGCAggtcgagagacagcagagcctGAGGCGCCAGGAAGTGgtgcgcatgcgcgagaAGTCCGAGAAAGCCTCGctggcctcgctctcgtcgaAATGGAGTTTgtggcggcgaggcgcggcgagcAAGGACCAGCGGGCTCTATCGCGTTTGGCCTCGGCGGCTGCGCTCCGAGACgggagcgcggagacagaaatcGGAGCGTTCCCCACAGGCCGTCTCTGGAACGAGGAAAATGCGAGAGAGCGTGATGACGCAAAGCGTGGTGTGTCTCGAAACAAAAACCCCTTTTCCGATGGCGTCCAACTGGGCGGCTCCCCCGTTTGGAGTCTGGGCCAGCACGCAGGAATCTCCGAGGCAGTTTGGGATCTTCAAATGTCCGATGCAGTCGGCGTCGAAGCTATGCGAATTCTGGACCTCGTCTGCCGAGCAGATGCCGAAttcgtcgccgccgtcttccccaCCATCAAGCGC GTCTGCGAGCGGACGCTGGCGGGAGGCGGAGGGTTGCACCTGTTCACGTGTGTTTTCCACTTTTACTTGCATCACCACCCGCACCAGCTGTTGTCTCTCGACAGCTTCGTTCAGCAGTACGTCACCCATCTCGGGCTCCACTATCGCTCCGTGCTGCTAAGCATGAATGCGCTGACTTTCCTCAACAACAACCTCCAGGCGCTCGTCGTCAAAACAAACATCTTCACCAG ATATTTCCCCGTCATTTTCAAGCTCGTCGCCTACCACCCGCGCGCCGCCGGGAGTCTCCTCCTACCGCTCCTACCTGCCATC GTAGGGCCTTCGACGCTGATGGAGGTTCTTCACTCGCTCTTGGACCTTCCGCTGACGGCTTCCTTCCTTGAGAGattcgacgaggaaggggctgcggcggcgtgctttttcgcctcctcgtttttctcttcctcaaaGGAAGTCTGTTCAGGCGCGGCTGCGCTCAGCGCCTCGGCGGCtgcgggcgacggcgcctgTCCCTTCCTGCGAGCCTTGAAAACCTATCTCCTCCGCAACGAAGCAG GGGGCCGCAACGTGATTTGGGAGGCTgaagacaacgaagaagTTATCGCCAACATCGAACTTCTCTGGAG ACGCCTCCCCATcacctcgcgcctctccgcggtATGCAAGGTCGTCCCCGCCGTCCTGCAGGTGTACTTTCGGGTGGTCCTCGACGACGCGCCTCCTTTCTACATCG AAAAGGTCCTTCGCGTGCTGCTGGAGCGGTTTCTCCTGCTCTGTCCCGTTGAGTTTTACATGGACGCAATGAACCGCCTCTTCTTGTCGATGATCCTCCAAATCTTCCATCGCCACCCGATGTTTGTC ATTACCTTGCGTACGCAGATTCTGCATGCGGTTTACAGACACCTGACAGTTCGTGGTGCTCTTTTGAGTCGGCATTTGTGCTGGGTTATGGGGGAGTATTCCTCGCCACATCTTTTAGCGGAGTCGGGAATGCACTGGTCGGACGCCTGTTTCTCCGAGGACAGACCCGAGCCTACTAacggcgcgtctgcctcgggCAGCGCTCTCGCTCCCACCGTTTCCCAGACAGGCGCCACG CTCTTTGCCGGTTTCTTCGACGCCTTGGAGAGCTTGGCGTACGAGGCGATTGCCTCCGTCGGCCCGATCGCCGCAGGCTACCCGTCCGCCTCTGCTACGTCCCGCGGCCGTTCCCCGCCGATCTCCTCTGGCAAcgccttcccgccttccGCCGGTGTCGCCCCACAAGGCGCTCCCGGCCTGTCGCCGGCTGGCTTTGAgagccgcggagacactgcGAGGCCCGCGGGGGAAGTGTGGGGAGGTCCCGCGTCCTCCGCGGCTGCGCCGGGCGAGGACAGGAGttccggcgaaggcgcgaggccaGAGACAAGTTTCCTCTCCAGTGAcccagaggaaacagacagcgAAG ATCTGTCTGAATTTTCGAGTGACGAGAGCGGcaacagcgaggaagagcgcgaagacgacgctGGAGCGGTCTGCCGACAAACGCCGGCGGACGAAGTCCAGGTCCACCGCGACAAACTGAAGCAGATCTTCACGCCTTGCTTCATCTGCGTGGTCATTACAGCCATGACAAAGTTTGCTCTGCGCTACCCTCAATTCATGCCCCGCGTCGTCCTGTGTTTCTCCAAG CTCAGCAACTGCTTCGCGACTGGGGAGTACGCGAGCGTCCGCGCACGTGTCGAGACGTGCCTCCACATGACTGCCAcgtcgtctgcatgcgcgtccaTTCTCCAAGcttgcgttctctcgcccgcGGGTTCTGTCGGCGCCGCGGGGACCAGCCTCGACGCCAGTGGACTCGACAGAAGCCGCGGACCCATTGGCCTAAA CGTTAACACGGTGCACATCCCTCATTTGCACTCCCTCGGTCACTACTGTCGCACGCCGTACAACTTTGTCCCGG GACCGCGTTTGCATTTGTTTGAGCTGCCAAGCTACCCCGTTCCCGGCGCCTCTGGGGCGTCTGAGGGGTACCTGGCCCAGCGCTTGTTCACCGgccgttctctgcctgctcGTCAGAACAAAACGGCCTTTGGGCAGTGGCGGTGTGCGTGTCCTCGAGGAGATTTCCCTGCTTTGCCCGACCAGAGCGGCGACAGTTTGTGCAGTCGACGGGAAAGGTTCAGCGACGCTGCGTGCTGCAGTGAGCAGGGCGTTGACGGCCCCGCTGACGTggacgcgcgcggcggggTCGGGGCGACTTGCCTGTCTCGTTCAAGCGGCTCGTGCGGAACGTGCCTGGTTGAAGAGTTCGCTCTCCCTTCAGACCGTACTGATTACTGGCCTTTTCCTGTCGGTCGAAACGGAGCGGCAGACTTCGCAGAAGATGCCGACGCCCCCGGCCCGCTTTTTGCCCATCCGCGTGTGACGCAGATGCTGCTCAGACGGCAAATGCAGCAACTGGGATATGCAGGGAGCTGA